The Paraburkholderia largidicola DNA segment ACCACCGCGACGCACGAGCCGTGACGGATCTGATCCGTCAACGAAGCGGGCAATGCGATGGACCCGATACGGCGGCTTTCCGCTTCGACGAACACGGGCTGTTTCGGATCGAATCTGCGCAAGGTGCCGACCAGCGCGGTATCGAACGCTTTCTGCGAAGGCTGCGGCTCGTTGGGCAGCATGCCGAGAATCGAGCCGCGATGCGCGGCCAGCGCTTCGAGGTCGAGGGTCTGCGCATCGGCCCCCGCGAGCGCGTTCAGCAAGCGCGTCTTGCCACTGCCTGTGTGACCCGCAAGCACGATGTAGCGGAATTGCCGCGGCAGCGTGTCGAGCAGCGCGACCACGTCGCGGCGGTAGGTCTTGTAGCCGCCGTCGAGTTGCCGCGCGCGCCAGCCAATCAGATTGAACCACGTCGCCATCGACGCGGAACGCTTGCCGCCACGCCAGCAATAGATCAGTGGACGCCAGTTGCGCGGGCGGTCTCCGAAGGTCGTCTCCAGATGCGCGGCGATGTTGCGCGACACCATTGCGGCGCCTTGCCGCGTTGCCTCGAACGGCGACACCTGCGCGTACATCGTGCCGATGATCACGCGTTCTTCGTTGGACAGCACGGGCGCGTTGATGGCGCCGGGAATGTGGTCTTCGGCGAATTCGAGTGGTGTGCGGACGTCGACGATTTCATCGAAATCCGCGATCTGATCGAGCGGGACGAGAAGCGATTTCAAGGGTTGAAGCCAAAGGTCGCCGCGGCGCGACGTATCGGTGAATTATCGCATGCCGGGCTGATTTGCCTGTTCGCGCCAGCACGTGGCGCCTCGCGTGCAAATACCTCACGTTATGATGTAAAGTAACGGAAAGCGATGTAAGCTGATGGTGTGGAGGCGCAACATGTCGATTTCGTCGGTATTGCACTGGTGTTTCGGACCCCAGCGGCATCATATGGGACTCGACCACGGCAACGGTGAATCGGGAGACGGCGAGGGCCGTCCGACGCAGCGGCAGGACGAACGTCAGGTGCTGCTCGACGAACTGCGTCGGCAGGCGTATCTGCACGATCTGCTGCGGCTCACGTGCGCGGATGTGATGCGCAAGCCGCCCGTCACGGTTTCCGTGAGTGAGACCATCGGCGGCGCGCTGGCAACGCTGGACGCGCACCATATCAAGCTGCTGCCCGTGGTCGATGGCGAAGGGCGCCTCAAAGGCGTCGTCACGCACGTCGATCTGCAGCCGCTGGACGAAGTGCTGCCTTTTCTGAAGCTTGCTTCCGACACCGTCGCGCCCGAAACCGAAAGGCGCGAATGGCCCGTCACGTCAGTGATGTCGAACCACGCCCAGTCCGTCGACGCGACGGCGCCTCTCACTGAAGTCATCCCGCTCTTCACGACGAACGGCCACCATCATCTGCCTGTAACGGATGAGGACGGCCGCGTCGTCGGCATGCTGACTCAGGCCGATATCATCAAGATCATGTACGGACGTCCAGGCGGTGCGTAAGCGCGCCGTGTAAAAGCGTTACGCGCTCAGCTGGCGCAGCGGTTCGCCGCGCGCGGCCACTTCCACGATCGCCTCGCCGATCGCCCCACCAATCAGGATCACGGCCGGGCTCGCAATCTGTTGCGCCGCTGCCTGTGCCGCGATCTCGCCGAGCGGCGCGCAGACCCGCCTTTCGCGCGATGTGCCGGCCCACTGCACGACGGCTGCGGGCGTGTCGGGCGCGAGCGTCTCGCCCAATGCTTCACTGATGCTGTCGATACGGCTCGCGCCCATGTAGATCGCGAGCGTCATGCCCGTTGCCGCGAGCGCCGCCCAGTCGGGCTCGGTGCCGTCGCGCAGATGCGCCGTCACGAAGATCACGCCCTGGCAATGATCGCGATGCGTGAGCGACACGCCAAGCGCAGCCGCTGCCGCGAAGCCCGACGAAATCCCATTGACGATCTCGACGTCGATCCCTGCGTGCCGCAGATCCGCGATCTCTTCGCCGGCGCGGCCGAACAGCAGCGCGTCGCCGCCCTTGATGCGCACGACGTGCTTGCCTTGCAGCGCGTAACGGCGCATCAGGCGCTGGATGAATGCCTGCGGGGTGGACTTGCAGCCGCCGCGCTTGCCGACCTTGATGACGCGGGCATGCGGCGCTTTCAGCGTCGTGATCTCTCCGTTCACGAGGTCGTCGATCAGCAATACGTCGGCGGCTGCGATCGCCTTGGCTGCCTTGAAGGTCAGCAGATCGAGGTCGCCGGGTCCTGCGCTGACGAGTGTGACTTTGCCCGTGTTCATTCTGTTCTCCATCGCGTGATCGTCGATCTGTGGCCGCCAATGCAAAACGGCGTCCCGTCCGTGCATGCACGAAGGGGACGCCGCTGTCCTGACTGATCTTGCCTGTTTTCCATAGCGGGCGCGCGATGCTGCGTGCCCACACTCGATTCGTTGCCGGCGCCTTTGCCGGCGAAAGCGTTATCGCAAGAACAGGGCCAATGCGTTCGATGTTCGCGTGTTGCGCGTGGCCGAGGCGCGGCTGGCTTCGCTGAGCGCATTCATATGCGGGAAACCATGTCGTACGTGCCGGTCCGTCATCCCGATGTTCGCCGCACTCGCGCAGTGCTGCGACGCACCACGAACGTGCCTGAAAGCATCATGATGATTCGC contains these protein-coding regions:
- a CDS encoding CBS domain-containing protein, translating into MSISSVLHWCFGPQRHHMGLDHGNGESGDGEGRPTQRQDERQVLLDELRRQAYLHDLLRLTCADVMRKPPVTVSVSETIGGALATLDAHHIKLLPVVDGEGRLKGVVTHVDLQPLDEVLPFLKLASDTVAPETERREWPVTSVMSNHAQSVDATAPLTEVIPLFTTNGHHHLPVTDEDGRVVGMLTQADIIKIMYGRPGGA
- the mnmH gene encoding tRNA 2-selenouridine(34) synthase MnmH, which translates into the protein MKSLLVPLDQIADFDEIVDVRTPLEFAEDHIPGAINAPVLSNEERVIIGTMYAQVSPFEATRQGAAMVSRNIAAHLETTFGDRPRNWRPLIYCWRGGKRSASMATWFNLIGWRARQLDGGYKTYRRDVVALLDTLPRQFRYIVLAGHTGSGKTRLLNALAGADAQTLDLEALAAHRGSILGMLPNEPQPSQKAFDTALVGTLRRFDPKQPVFVEAESRRIGSIALPASLTDQIRHGSCVAVVTERDERIRLLLQDYAHLFDDPALFKSQLARLVELHGRTRIGEWHTMIDEDRRVELFEQLIDLHYDPAYARSTGKHFARLPESTRFALRPTAADLHDQACALLAQLHSSSSEPALR
- the cobA gene encoding uroporphyrinogen-III C-methyltransferase, yielding MNTGKVTLVSAGPGDLDLLTFKAAKAIAAADVLLIDDLVNGEITTLKAPHARVIKVGKRGGCKSTPQAFIQRLMRRYALQGKHVVRIKGGDALLFGRAGEEIADLRHAGIDVEIVNGISSGFAAAAALGVSLTHRDHCQGVIFVTAHLRDGTEPDWAALAATGMTLAIYMGASRIDSISEALGETLAPDTPAAVVQWAGTSRERRVCAPLGEIAAQAAAQQIASPAVILIGGAIGEAIVEVAARGEPLRQLSA